In a genomic window of Parambassis ranga chromosome 24, fParRan2.1, whole genome shotgun sequence:
- the agbl5 gene encoding cytosolic carboxypeptidase-like protein 5 isoform X1: MEARFGNIVFSSKFDSGNLARVEKVEKGNSSPPSDTASSGSSSSGSNLSLDYEFNVWTQPDCAGTEHENGNRSWFYFSVQGTAPGKLLKINVMNMNNQRKLYSQGMAPLVRTLPGKNRWERIRDRPTCEIVDNQFVLSFTHRLLEVRAATTYFSFCYPFSYTECQEMLKQLDESYPNAAQLSPSSAPGTVYYHRELLCHSLDGNRVDLLTVTNCSGMQEEKEARLPKLFPDTNTPRAHCFPGKRVFFLSSRVHPGETPSSFVFNGFLNFILRRDDPRAHVLRNLFVFKLIPMLNPDGVVRGHYRTDSRGVNLNRQYLNPSPELHPSIYAAKTLLLYHHKHNRLHKTQSSTQCNSAPHTEPAPLYIKPANQHQSPPLTALEVSLNQRNAEKDATPVQPDVPMVTEENEWVTTETAKEDQNNSSSSSETVAPVTVDEAGPPLEEQEIVPPHEGGVAYYVDLHGHASKRGCFMYGNNLPEESQQVENMLYPRLIAVNSAHFDFLGCNFSEKNMYARDKRDGQSKEGSGRVAIHKAIGLLHSYTLECNYNTGKSMNTIPPACHDNGRATPPPPPSFPPKYTPEIFEQVGRAVAVSALDMAECNPWPRLVLSEHTCLMNLRAWILKHVRNTKGLNTHIHAPPKIHHNGSKASPPKSFNNCLSGSASENTLSRVRCNSHSSSSQTPSPKMHSSPSFTFGCPPPRAHTQHNSTHTSGRGGNKTLGPVRDTKPQEKRRPTHHRSILRSPGNSHTPTRPPLSPPSSSSSSSSSSVCAAGSCPLPASVSMTGLSCPDFQAGGSTSAALSRMPIRPGRVGRGCRTLTITEAHRETSEEAGPEHILSSIKFSKCELQPHTSRIPIRRAGSMDTAPTHRTSSISSNLASPGDKQLSATMKVWKLLKPGLNRHLSLSGVPEKKGVMQLSSKGLMKKNTEKSLLCEGNTIIESAPETDTTTLQQVEETAVVPVPEAVNMCETVTLCGEA; this comes from the exons ATGGAGGCTCGCTTTGGTAATATTGTGTTTAGTTCCAAGTTTGACTCAGGGAACCTGGCACGTGTGGAGAAGGTGGAGAAAGGCAACTCCAGTCCTCCATCCGATACAGCTTCTAGTGGGAGTTCCTCCTCAGGGTCAAACCTTTCCCTTGATTATGAGTTCAATGTGTGGACGCAGCCAGACTGCGCAGGAACCGAACATGAGAATGGAAACAG ATCATGGTTTTACTTCAGTGTGCAGGGGACAGCACCTGGGAAGTTACTAAAGATCAATGTGATGAACATGAATAATCAGAGGAAGCTCTACAGTCAGGGCATGGCTCCTCTTGTACGCACGTTACCTGGCAAAAACCGCTGGGAAAGGATTCGGGACAGACCCACATGTGAG ATTGTAGATAACCAGTTCGTCCTTTCATTCACTCACCGGTTGTTGGAGGTACGAGCGGCAACCACCTACTTCTCCTTCTGCTACCCATTCTCTTACACTGAGTGCCAGGAGATGCTGAAGCAGTTGGATGAGAGCTACCCCAATGCTGCTCAACTCAGTCCGAGCAG TGCACCAGGCACTGTGTATTACCATAGGGAGTTGCTGTGCCACTCTCTAGATGGCAATAGGGTGGACCTGCTCACTGTGACCAACTGCAGCGGGatgcaggaggagaaagaagccCGTCTGCCTAAGCTCTTTCCTGACACCAACACTCCAAGAGCACACTGCTTCCCAGGAAAAAGG GTGTTTTTCCTCAGTAGCCGGGTGCACCCTGGAGAAACTCCTTCATCCTTTGTGTTTAACGGTTTCCTCAACTTCATCCTAAGGAGAGATGACCCACGTGCACATGTGCTGCGGAACTTGTTTGTGTTCAAGCTCATTCCCATGCTTAACCCAGATGGGGTTGTCCGTGGACACTATAG GACTGATTCTAGAGGTGTGAACCTGAACAGGCAATACTTGAACCCCAGCCCTGAGCTGCACCCTTCCATCTATGCAGCCAAAACACTGTTGCTCTACCATCACAAACACAACCGCTTGCACAAAACACAGTCCAGCACACAATGTAACAGCGCCCCACACACAGAACCTGCTCCCCTTTATATCAAACCTGCAAATCAACATCAGTCTCCTCCCCTGACTGCCCTCGAAGTTAGCTTGAACCAACGAAATGCAGAGAAAGATGCAACTCCTGTGCAGCCAGATGTTCCCATGGTGACAGAAGAAAACGAATGGGTCACCACAGAGACAGCAAAGGAAGACCAGAATAACTCTTCAAGTTCCTCAGAGACCGTAGCTCCTGTTACTGTGGATGAAGCCGGCCCACCGTTAGAGGAACAAGAAATAGTACCACCTCATGAGGGGGGCGTGGCATATTATGTGGACTTACATGGCCATGCCTCTAAACGCGGATGCTTCATGTATGGAAATAACCTTCCTGAAGAGAGTCAACAG GTGGAAAACATGCTGTATCCAAGGCTCATCGCTGTGAATTCTGCCCACTTTGATTTCCTGGGATGTAACTTCTCAGAGAAAAACATGTATGCCCGAGACAAGAGAGATGGCCAGTCTAAAGAAGGCAGCGGACGGGTCGCAATTCACAAGGCAATAGGGCTGCTTCACAG TTACACCTTGGAGTGCAATTATAACACAGGAAAATCCATGAACACTATCCCTCCTGCCTGCCATGATAATGGACGGgcaacaccacctccacctccatcatTCCCACCAAAATACACTCCAGAAATATTTGAGCAG GTGGGGCGTGCCGTGGCTGTTTCTGCCCTGGACATGGCAGAGTGTAACCCCTGGCCACGACTGGTGCTGTCTGAGCACACCTGTCTGATGAATCTCCGAGCCTGGATCCTCAAGCACGTCCGCAACACTAAaggcctgaacacacacatccatgctCCCCCCAAAATACACCACAATGGCAGTAAGGCATCACCACCAAAGAGCTTCAACAA ctgtctgtctggaTCAGCGTCAGAGAACACCCTCAGTCGCGTTCGCTGCAAtagtcacagcagcagcagccagacacCCTCCCCGAAAATGCACAGCTCCCCAAGCTTTACTTTTGGCTGCCCCCCACCCCGagctcacacacagcacaacagcacacacaccagcgGGCGTGGAGGCAACAAGACACTCGGGCCAGTCAGGG ACACTAAGCCACAAGAGAAGAGACGCCCCACTCACCACCGCTCCATCCTACGGTCTCCCGGAAACAGTCACACACCCACCCGTCCCCCACTCtcacccccttcctcctcctcctcctcctcgtcttcctcagTGTGCGCAGCAGGCTCCTGTCCCCTCCCAGCCTCCGTCAGTATGACAG GCCTCAGCTGCCCTGACTTTCAGGCTGGTGGATCTACTTCAGCAGCCCTCTCCAGGATGCCTATACGTCCTGGGCGTGTAGGGAGAGGGTGCCGAACTCTCACAATTACAGAGGCCCATAGAGAG acaTCTGAAGAAGCTGGGCCTGAACACATCCTTTCCTCCATCAAATTCAGCAA GTGTGAACTGCAGCCTCATACAAGCCGTATCCCCATCAGGAGGGCTGGGTCGATGGACACCGCACCTACACATAGAACATCTTCCATCAGCAGCAACCTTGCCTCACCTGGAGACAAGCAGCTGTCAGCCACCATGAAGGTCTGGAAGCTGCTTAAACCTGGACTCAACAGACACCTGTCACTGTCAG GTGTACCAGAGAAGAAGGGTGTCATGCAGCTGTCCTCTAAAGGACTAATGAAGAAGAACACTGAAAAGAGTTTGCTCTGTGAAGGAAATACTATCATAGAAAGTGCACCAGAGACAGATACAACAACACTGCAACAG GTTGAAGAAACTGCAGTGGTGCCTGTGCCTGaagctgtgaacatgtgtgagACAGTGACCCTGTGTGGAGAAGCCTAG
- the agbl5 gene encoding cytosolic carboxypeptidase-like protein 5 isoform X2: protein MEARFGNIVFSSKFDSGNLARVEKVEKGNSSPPSDTASSGSSSSGSNLSLDYEFNVWTQPDCAGTEHENGNRSWFYFSVQGTAPGKLLKINVMNMNNQRKLYSQGMAPLVRTLPGKNRWERIRDRPTCEIVDNQFVLSFTHRLLEVRAATTYFSFCYPFSYTECQEMLKQLDESYPNAAQLSPSSAPGTVYYHRELLCHSLDGNRVDLLTVTNCSGMQEEKEARLPKLFPDTNTPRAHCFPGKRVFFLSSRVHPGETPSSFVFNGFLNFILRRDDPRAHVLRNLFVFKLIPMLNPDGVVRGHYRTDSRGVNLNRQYLNPSPELHPSIYAAKTLLLYHHKHNRLHKTQSSTQCNSAPHTEPAPLYIKPANQHQSPPLTALEVSLNQRNAEKDATPVQPDVPMVTEENEWVTTETAKEDQNNSSSSSETVAPVTVDEAGPPLEEQEIVPPHEGGVAYYVDLHGHASKRGCFMYGNNLPEESQQVENMLYPRLIAVNSAHFDFLGCNFSEKNMYARDKRDGQSKEGSGRVAIHKAIGLLHSYTLECNYNTGKSMNTIPPACHDNGRATPPPPPSFPPKYTPEIFEQVGRAVAVSALDMAECNPWPRLVLSEHTCLMNLRAWILKHVRNTKGLNTHIHAPPKIHHNGSKASPPKSFNNCLSGSASENTLSRVRCNSHSSSSQTPSPKMHSSPSFTFGCPPPRAHTQHNSTHTSGRGGNKTLGPVRGLSCPDFQAGGSTSAALSRMPIRPGRVGRGCRTLTITEAHRETSEEAGPEHILSSIKFSKCELQPHTSRIPIRRAGSMDTAPTHRTSSISSNLASPGDKQLSATMKVWKLLKPGLNRHLSLSGVPEKKGVMQLSSKGLMKKNTEKSLLCEGNTIIESAPETDTTTLQQVEETAVVPVPEAVNMCETVTLCGEA, encoded by the exons ATGGAGGCTCGCTTTGGTAATATTGTGTTTAGTTCCAAGTTTGACTCAGGGAACCTGGCACGTGTGGAGAAGGTGGAGAAAGGCAACTCCAGTCCTCCATCCGATACAGCTTCTAGTGGGAGTTCCTCCTCAGGGTCAAACCTTTCCCTTGATTATGAGTTCAATGTGTGGACGCAGCCAGACTGCGCAGGAACCGAACATGAGAATGGAAACAG ATCATGGTTTTACTTCAGTGTGCAGGGGACAGCACCTGGGAAGTTACTAAAGATCAATGTGATGAACATGAATAATCAGAGGAAGCTCTACAGTCAGGGCATGGCTCCTCTTGTACGCACGTTACCTGGCAAAAACCGCTGGGAAAGGATTCGGGACAGACCCACATGTGAG ATTGTAGATAACCAGTTCGTCCTTTCATTCACTCACCGGTTGTTGGAGGTACGAGCGGCAACCACCTACTTCTCCTTCTGCTACCCATTCTCTTACACTGAGTGCCAGGAGATGCTGAAGCAGTTGGATGAGAGCTACCCCAATGCTGCTCAACTCAGTCCGAGCAG TGCACCAGGCACTGTGTATTACCATAGGGAGTTGCTGTGCCACTCTCTAGATGGCAATAGGGTGGACCTGCTCACTGTGACCAACTGCAGCGGGatgcaggaggagaaagaagccCGTCTGCCTAAGCTCTTTCCTGACACCAACACTCCAAGAGCACACTGCTTCCCAGGAAAAAGG GTGTTTTTCCTCAGTAGCCGGGTGCACCCTGGAGAAACTCCTTCATCCTTTGTGTTTAACGGTTTCCTCAACTTCATCCTAAGGAGAGATGACCCACGTGCACATGTGCTGCGGAACTTGTTTGTGTTCAAGCTCATTCCCATGCTTAACCCAGATGGGGTTGTCCGTGGACACTATAG GACTGATTCTAGAGGTGTGAACCTGAACAGGCAATACTTGAACCCCAGCCCTGAGCTGCACCCTTCCATCTATGCAGCCAAAACACTGTTGCTCTACCATCACAAACACAACCGCTTGCACAAAACACAGTCCAGCACACAATGTAACAGCGCCCCACACACAGAACCTGCTCCCCTTTATATCAAACCTGCAAATCAACATCAGTCTCCTCCCCTGACTGCCCTCGAAGTTAGCTTGAACCAACGAAATGCAGAGAAAGATGCAACTCCTGTGCAGCCAGATGTTCCCATGGTGACAGAAGAAAACGAATGGGTCACCACAGAGACAGCAAAGGAAGACCAGAATAACTCTTCAAGTTCCTCAGAGACCGTAGCTCCTGTTACTGTGGATGAAGCCGGCCCACCGTTAGAGGAACAAGAAATAGTACCACCTCATGAGGGGGGCGTGGCATATTATGTGGACTTACATGGCCATGCCTCTAAACGCGGATGCTTCATGTATGGAAATAACCTTCCTGAAGAGAGTCAACAG GTGGAAAACATGCTGTATCCAAGGCTCATCGCTGTGAATTCTGCCCACTTTGATTTCCTGGGATGTAACTTCTCAGAGAAAAACATGTATGCCCGAGACAAGAGAGATGGCCAGTCTAAAGAAGGCAGCGGACGGGTCGCAATTCACAAGGCAATAGGGCTGCTTCACAG TTACACCTTGGAGTGCAATTATAACACAGGAAAATCCATGAACACTATCCCTCCTGCCTGCCATGATAATGGACGGgcaacaccacctccacctccatcatTCCCACCAAAATACACTCCAGAAATATTTGAGCAG GTGGGGCGTGCCGTGGCTGTTTCTGCCCTGGACATGGCAGAGTGTAACCCCTGGCCACGACTGGTGCTGTCTGAGCACACCTGTCTGATGAATCTCCGAGCCTGGATCCTCAAGCACGTCCGCAACACTAAaggcctgaacacacacatccatgctCCCCCCAAAATACACCACAATGGCAGTAAGGCATCACCACCAAAGAGCTTCAACAA ctgtctgtctggaTCAGCGTCAGAGAACACCCTCAGTCGCGTTCGCTGCAAtagtcacagcagcagcagccagacacCCTCCCCGAAAATGCACAGCTCCCCAAGCTTTACTTTTGGCTGCCCCCCACCCCGagctcacacacagcacaacagcacacacaccagcgGGCGTGGAGGCAACAAGACACTCGGGCCAGTCAGGG GCCTCAGCTGCCCTGACTTTCAGGCTGGTGGATCTACTTCAGCAGCCCTCTCCAGGATGCCTATACGTCCTGGGCGTGTAGGGAGAGGGTGCCGAACTCTCACAATTACAGAGGCCCATAGAGAG acaTCTGAAGAAGCTGGGCCTGAACACATCCTTTCCTCCATCAAATTCAGCAA GTGTGAACTGCAGCCTCATACAAGCCGTATCCCCATCAGGAGGGCTGGGTCGATGGACACCGCACCTACACATAGAACATCTTCCATCAGCAGCAACCTTGCCTCACCTGGAGACAAGCAGCTGTCAGCCACCATGAAGGTCTGGAAGCTGCTTAAACCTGGACTCAACAGACACCTGTCACTGTCAG GTGTACCAGAGAAGAAGGGTGTCATGCAGCTGTCCTCTAAAGGACTAATGAAGAAGAACACTGAAAAGAGTTTGCTCTGTGAAGGAAATACTATCATAGAAAGTGCACCAGAGACAGATACAACAACACTGCAACAG GTTGAAGAAACTGCAGTGGTGCCTGTGCCTGaagctgtgaacatgtgtgagACAGTGACCCTGTGTGGAGAAGCCTAG
- the agbl5 gene encoding cytosolic carboxypeptidase-like protein 5 isoform X3, protein MEARFGNIVFSSKFDSGNLARVEKVEKGNSSPPSDTASSGSSSSGSNLSLDYEFNVWTQPDCAGTEHENGNRSWFYFSVQGTAPGKLLKINVMNMNNQRKLYSQGMAPLVRTLPGKNRWERIRDRPTCEIVDNQFVLSFTHRLLEVRAATTYFSFCYPFSYTECQEMLKQLDESYPNAAQLSPSSAPGTVYYHRELLCHSLDGNRVDLLTVTNCSGMQEEKEARLPKLFPDTNTPRAHCFPGKRVFFLSSRVHPGETPSSFVFNGFLNFILRRDDPRAHVLRNLFVFKLIPMLNPDGVVRGHYRTDSRGVNLNRQYLNPSPELHPSIYAAKTLLLYHHKHNRLHKTQSSTQCNSAPHTEPAPLYIKPANQHQSPPLTALEVSLNQRNAEKDATPVQPDVPMVTEENEWVTTETAKEDQNNSSSSSETVAPVTVDEAGPPLEEQEIVPPHEGGVAYYVDLHGHASKRGCFMYGNNLPEESQQVENMLYPRLIAVNSAHFDFLGCNFSEKNMYARDKRDGQSKEGSGRVAIHKAIGLLHSYTLECNYNTGKSMNTIPPACHDNGRATPPPPPSFPPKYTPEIFEQVGRAVAVSALDMAECNPWPRLVLSEHTCLMNLRAWILKHVRNTKGLNTHIHAPPKIHHNGSKASPPKSFNNCLSGSASENTLSRVRCNSHSSSSQTPSPKMHSSPSFTFGCPPPRAHTQHNSTHTSGRGGNKTLGPVRDTKPQEKRRPTHHRSILRSPGNSHTPTRPPLSPPSSSSSSSSSSVCAAGSCPLPASVSMTGLYSLQPPSLSTLLPSLQALPRPGLLSKLSPLLLQSLPPATNTPTGSTPD, encoded by the exons ATGGAGGCTCGCTTTGGTAATATTGTGTTTAGTTCCAAGTTTGACTCAGGGAACCTGGCACGTGTGGAGAAGGTGGAGAAAGGCAACTCCAGTCCTCCATCCGATACAGCTTCTAGTGGGAGTTCCTCCTCAGGGTCAAACCTTTCCCTTGATTATGAGTTCAATGTGTGGACGCAGCCAGACTGCGCAGGAACCGAACATGAGAATGGAAACAG ATCATGGTTTTACTTCAGTGTGCAGGGGACAGCACCTGGGAAGTTACTAAAGATCAATGTGATGAACATGAATAATCAGAGGAAGCTCTACAGTCAGGGCATGGCTCCTCTTGTACGCACGTTACCTGGCAAAAACCGCTGGGAAAGGATTCGGGACAGACCCACATGTGAG ATTGTAGATAACCAGTTCGTCCTTTCATTCACTCACCGGTTGTTGGAGGTACGAGCGGCAACCACCTACTTCTCCTTCTGCTACCCATTCTCTTACACTGAGTGCCAGGAGATGCTGAAGCAGTTGGATGAGAGCTACCCCAATGCTGCTCAACTCAGTCCGAGCAG TGCACCAGGCACTGTGTATTACCATAGGGAGTTGCTGTGCCACTCTCTAGATGGCAATAGGGTGGACCTGCTCACTGTGACCAACTGCAGCGGGatgcaggaggagaaagaagccCGTCTGCCTAAGCTCTTTCCTGACACCAACACTCCAAGAGCACACTGCTTCCCAGGAAAAAGG GTGTTTTTCCTCAGTAGCCGGGTGCACCCTGGAGAAACTCCTTCATCCTTTGTGTTTAACGGTTTCCTCAACTTCATCCTAAGGAGAGATGACCCACGTGCACATGTGCTGCGGAACTTGTTTGTGTTCAAGCTCATTCCCATGCTTAACCCAGATGGGGTTGTCCGTGGACACTATAG GACTGATTCTAGAGGTGTGAACCTGAACAGGCAATACTTGAACCCCAGCCCTGAGCTGCACCCTTCCATCTATGCAGCCAAAACACTGTTGCTCTACCATCACAAACACAACCGCTTGCACAAAACACAGTCCAGCACACAATGTAACAGCGCCCCACACACAGAACCTGCTCCCCTTTATATCAAACCTGCAAATCAACATCAGTCTCCTCCCCTGACTGCCCTCGAAGTTAGCTTGAACCAACGAAATGCAGAGAAAGATGCAACTCCTGTGCAGCCAGATGTTCCCATGGTGACAGAAGAAAACGAATGGGTCACCACAGAGACAGCAAAGGAAGACCAGAATAACTCTTCAAGTTCCTCAGAGACCGTAGCTCCTGTTACTGTGGATGAAGCCGGCCCACCGTTAGAGGAACAAGAAATAGTACCACCTCATGAGGGGGGCGTGGCATATTATGTGGACTTACATGGCCATGCCTCTAAACGCGGATGCTTCATGTATGGAAATAACCTTCCTGAAGAGAGTCAACAG GTGGAAAACATGCTGTATCCAAGGCTCATCGCTGTGAATTCTGCCCACTTTGATTTCCTGGGATGTAACTTCTCAGAGAAAAACATGTATGCCCGAGACAAGAGAGATGGCCAGTCTAAAGAAGGCAGCGGACGGGTCGCAATTCACAAGGCAATAGGGCTGCTTCACAG TTACACCTTGGAGTGCAATTATAACACAGGAAAATCCATGAACACTATCCCTCCTGCCTGCCATGATAATGGACGGgcaacaccacctccacctccatcatTCCCACCAAAATACACTCCAGAAATATTTGAGCAG GTGGGGCGTGCCGTGGCTGTTTCTGCCCTGGACATGGCAGAGTGTAACCCCTGGCCACGACTGGTGCTGTCTGAGCACACCTGTCTGATGAATCTCCGAGCCTGGATCCTCAAGCACGTCCGCAACACTAAaggcctgaacacacacatccatgctCCCCCCAAAATACACCACAATGGCAGTAAGGCATCACCACCAAAGAGCTTCAACAA ctgtctgtctggaTCAGCGTCAGAGAACACCCTCAGTCGCGTTCGCTGCAAtagtcacagcagcagcagccagacacCCTCCCCGAAAATGCACAGCTCCCCAAGCTTTACTTTTGGCTGCCCCCCACCCCGagctcacacacagcacaacagcacacacaccagcgGGCGTGGAGGCAACAAGACACTCGGGCCAGTCAGGG ACACTAAGCCACAAGAGAAGAGACGCCCCACTCACCACCGCTCCATCCTACGGTCTCCCGGAAACAGTCACACACCCACCCGTCCCCCACTCtcacccccttcctcctcctcctcctcctcgtcttcctcagTGTGCGCAGCAGGCTCCTGTCCCCTCCCAGCCTCCGTCAGTATGACAGGTCTGTACTCCCTCCAGCCCCCAAGCCTCTCCACCCTGCTCCCTTCCCTACAGGCTCTTCCCCGCCCCGGGCTGCTCTCCAAACTGagccctctgctccttcagagcCTACCGCCGGCCACCAACACTCCAACTGGGTCCACACCGGACTGA